In Oryza sativa Japonica Group chromosome 2, ASM3414082v1, the following are encoded in one genomic region:
- the LOC107275656 gene encoding 11-beta-hydroxysteroid dehydrogenase 1A gives MHVVAALVVLVYIPLSVPVRLFLWAFVKPLRREQLRGKVVLITGASSGIGEELAYQYASKGASLALVARRKQALKSVAAAARERGAPDVLVLDADVSDAGQSRRAVEETIAHYGKLNHLVANAGIWSTCPFDEITNITAFTTIMDVNFWGAVYPTYYALPHLKASRGKLVVCSSAAGTVATSRMSFYNASKAAVLRFYETLRAELGSEVGVTILTHGYVESEMTMGKAVQKDGVLVVDQEARDVQIGVFPVGGVGAMCRVAMDGIRRGDRYVTWPSVYRPLQLVACLAPEIVSWLSYAMYNTKAGGGAPLSKRALDATGARRFFPEGLRRNPVVIKTDEECDGDEGVAACN, from the exons ATGCACGTCGTCGCCGCGCTGGTGGTGTTGGTGTACATCCCACTGTCTGTACCTGTCCGGCTGTTCTTGTGGGCGTTCGTGAAGCCGCTGAGGAGAGAGCAACTCAGAGGAAAGGTCGTCCTCATTACCGGCGCCTCCTCCGGCATCGGCGAG GAACTTGCCTACCAATATGCTAGCAAAGGGGCGTCCCTCGCTCTGGTGGCACGGAGGAAGCAGGCGCTCAAGagcgtcgccgcggccgcccgcGAGCGCGGCGCGCCGGACGTCCTCGTCCTCGACGCCGACGTCTCCGACGCCGGCCAGTCGAGGCGCGCCGTCGAGGAGACCATCGCGCACTACGGCAAAT TGAATCATCTGGTCGCCAATGCCGGGATCTGGTCCACCTGCCCTTTCGATGAAATCACCAACATAACCGCGTTCACCACGATCATG GATGTGAATTTCTGGGGCGCCGTGTACCCGACCTACTACGCGCTGCCGCACCTCAAGGCCAGCAGGGGAAAGCTCGTCGTCTGCTCCTCCGCGGCAGGAACGGTGGCCACCTCAAGGATGAGCTTCTACAAC GCGTCCAAAGCGGCGGTGCTGAGGTTCTACGAGACGCTGAGAGCGGAGCTCGGCTCGGAGGTCGGCGTCACCATCCTCACCCACGGCTACGTCGAGTCCGAGATGACCATGGGCAAGGCCGTCCAGAAAGACGGCGTGCTCGTCGTCGACCAGGAGGCCAGAGAC GTGCAGATCGGGGTGTTCCCGGTGGGCGGCGTGGGCGCCATGTGCCGGGTCGCCATGGACGGCATCCGGAGGGGCGACCGGTACGTGACGTGGCCGTCCGTGTACCGGCCGCTGCAGCTGGTCGCGTGCCTCGCGCCCGAGATCGTGAGCTGGCTGTCCTACGCGATGTACAACACCAAggcgggaggaggagcgccGCTCAGCAAGAGAGCCCTCGACGCCACCGGCGCGAGGCGGTTCTTCCCGGAGGGGCTCCGCCGCAACCCGGTCGTCATCAAGACGGACGAGGAgtgcgacggcgacgaaggcgtCGCCGCATGTAATTAA
- the LOC107275548 gene encoding transcription factor SRM1, with translation MPTDDATATGNGDGAAPRPAAAEPAAPLSSVWTRRDEKLLEMLLWRWQLDPHWDRLAAELGGKTATQVFDRYVCLADELRLVMAAPAVDTPPAWDVQDEREAAVAPLPGLEADAAAGAGESAEVTAIGIAAAASPNAAATSAPTIGGGVVLKSRELKNPRKTRMAGGGPRKKAEMWTREEHSQFLHGISTYGKGNWKALASEFVKTKSSTQIASHYQKFCIREEKRRLSKCKRASIHDIVSPTTTTSAPESAGAGPSAPPCALIESGALIAGDDDA, from the exons ATGCCTACAGATGATGCCACGGCGAcgggcaacggcgacggcgccgctcCCCGTCCGGCAGCCGCCGAGCCAGCGGCGCCGCTGTCGTCCGTGTGGACGCGGCGGGACGAAAAGCTGCTGGAGATGCTGCTCTGGCGCTGGCAGCTGGACCCGCACTGGGACCGGCTCGCcgcggagctcggcggcaaGACGGCGACGCAGGTGTTCGACCGGTACGTGTGCTTGGCCGACGAGCTGAGGCTCgtcatggcggcgccggcggtggacaCGCCGCCCGCGTGGGACGTGCAGGACGAACGGGAGGCCGCTGTGGCGCCACTACCCGGGTTGgaggccgacgcggcggccggcgccggagagTCAGCGGAGGTGACGGCCATTGGCATCGCTGCCGCCGCTTCTCCGAATGCAGCTGCTACGAGCGCTCCGACCATCGGCGGCGGGGTGGTATTGAAATCTAGAGAGCTGAAAAATCCGCGGAAGACgaggatggccggcggcgggccaAGGAAGAAGGCGGAGATGTGGACCAGGGAAGAGCATAG CCAATTCTTGCACGGGATTAGTACGTACGGGAAGGGGAATTGGAAGGCGCTGGCGAGCGAGTTCGTGAAGACCAAGAGCTCGACCCAGATCGCGAGCCACTACCAGAAGTTCTGCATcagggaagagaagaggaggctGAGCAAGTGCAAGCGGGCGAGCATCCACGACATCGTcagcccgacgacgacgacgtccgcGCCTGAATCTGCCGGCGCCGGCCCGAGTGCACCACCGTGCGCGCTGATCGAAAGCGGTGCGCTGATTGCAGGCGACGATGACGCATGA